A DNA window from Haloactinospora alba contains the following coding sequences:
- a CDS encoding GNAT family N-acetyltransferase yields the protein MTAVSIEPVTPERWEDLEGLFGPTGAYGHCWCAYFRRRAKDFSASVGCAQPERGDTNRETLRRLTVDNHVPGLIAYEGEQPCGWVSVAPREQYVRLSRSRSLRPTDPTEVGVWSLVCFWLPPRRRGGGLGTRLLDAAVQHARANGGRVLEAYPVDTVGGRAPSAEVYTGTVRMFEKAGFTCQPHPKSGRPVARLGLKDE from the coding sequence ATGACAGCCGTCTCGATCGAGCCCGTTACGCCGGAGCGATGGGAGGACCTGGAAGGCCTGTTCGGGCCCACCGGAGCCTACGGGCACTGCTGGTGCGCGTACTTCCGGCGCCGCGCCAAGGACTTCTCCGCGAGTGTCGGGTGCGCCCAGCCGGAGCGCGGCGACACCAACCGGGAGACGTTGCGCAGACTGACCGTGGACAACCACGTTCCCGGACTGATCGCCTACGAGGGGGAACAGCCCTGTGGGTGGGTGTCGGTGGCCCCGCGGGAGCAGTACGTCCGGTTGAGCAGGTCGCGGTCCCTGCGCCCGACCGACCCCACCGAGGTCGGGGTCTGGTCGCTGGTGTGCTTCTGGCTCCCGCCGCGCCGCCGCGGCGGCGGGTTGGGGACGCGGCTGCTCGACGCGGCCGTGCAGCACGCCCGTGCCAACGGCGGGCGGGTGCTGGAGGCCTACCCGGTGGACACGGTCGGAGGGCGGGCGCCCAGCGCCGAAGTGTACACCGGGACGGTGCGGATGTTCGAGAAGGCGGGCTTCACCTGCCAGCCGCACCCCAAGAGCGGCCGGCCCGTGGCGCGCCTGGGGCTGAAGGACGAGTAG
- a CDS encoding heavy metal translocating P-type ATPase, which translates to MITPERTRRSEEHVELTIGGMTCAACANRVEKKLNKLDGVSATVNFATEKARVDVSDGVTTDDLIAQVERTGYTAALPEPPGTEEAGGDSGAAEGDENRALRDRTVVSLVLSVPVIAMAMVPALQFTYWQWLSLTLAAPVVVWGALPFHLAAWKNLKLGTATMDTLVSLGTSAAFVWSLYALFLGTAGEPGMVHPFELTIGGGDGSGNIYLEVAAGVTSFILLGRYFEARSKRRAGAALRALMELGAKDVAVLRGGREERVPVEQLAEGELFVVRPGEKIATDGTVEDGTSAVDMSMLTGESVPVEVEPGSEVAGATVNAGGRLTVRATRVGSDTQLAQMARMVEDAQSGKAEVQRLADRVSGVFVPIVILVAAATLGFWLGTGGAVSAAFTAAVAVLIIACPCALGLATPTALLVGTGRGARLGILIKGPEVLESTRRVDTIVLDKTGTVTTGTMSLAEVVPAEGEDEREALRLAGAVENASEHPIARAVSQGAAKRVGALGDVDGFHALEGRGVQGTVEGRDVLVGRPSLFAENGGELPQPLERAAEEARSQGRTTVAVGWDGRVRALLVVADMVKSTSAEGVDQLRRLGLRPVLLTGDNTQAAHAVATEVGIDEVIADVLPADKVDVVRRLQSEGRSVAMVGDGINDAAALAQAELGLAMGTGTDVAIEAGDMTLVRGDLRVAADAIRLSRRTLGTIKGNLFWAFAYNTAAIPLAAAGLLNPMIAGAAMAFSSVFVVSNSLRLRRFAPLRDDAAPVPGGTAEAARA; encoded by the coding sequence ATGATCACACCCGAACGGACCCGTCGCTCCGAGGAGCACGTCGAGCTGACCATCGGCGGAATGACGTGCGCCGCCTGCGCCAACCGGGTGGAGAAGAAACTGAACAAGCTCGACGGTGTGAGCGCGACGGTCAACTTCGCCACCGAGAAGGCCAGGGTGGACGTCTCCGACGGGGTCACCACCGACGACCTGATCGCCCAGGTGGAACGCACCGGCTACACCGCCGCGCTTCCCGAACCCCCGGGAACCGAGGAGGCCGGTGGGGACTCCGGTGCCGCGGAGGGGGACGAGAACCGCGCGCTGCGCGACCGTACCGTCGTCAGCCTCGTGCTGTCCGTGCCGGTCATCGCGATGGCGATGGTTCCGGCGCTGCAGTTCACCTACTGGCAGTGGCTCTCCCTCACCCTCGCGGCCCCGGTCGTGGTCTGGGGCGCCCTGCCGTTCCACCTCGCCGCGTGGAAGAACCTCAAACTCGGCACCGCCACGATGGACACCCTGGTGTCGTTGGGGACGAGCGCCGCCTTCGTCTGGTCGCTGTACGCGCTGTTCCTCGGGACAGCGGGCGAACCCGGCATGGTGCACCCGTTCGAGCTGACCATCGGCGGTGGGGACGGTTCGGGCAACATCTACCTGGAGGTCGCCGCCGGGGTCACCTCGTTTATCCTGCTCGGGCGCTACTTCGAGGCCCGTTCCAAACGGCGGGCCGGTGCGGCGCTACGCGCCCTGATGGAACTGGGCGCCAAGGACGTCGCCGTGCTGCGCGGGGGTCGCGAGGAGCGCGTCCCCGTGGAGCAGCTCGCCGAGGGCGAGCTGTTCGTCGTCCGCCCCGGCGAGAAGATCGCCACGGACGGCACCGTCGAGGACGGCACGTCGGCGGTCGACATGAGCATGCTGACCGGTGAGTCCGTGCCGGTGGAGGTGGAACCGGGCTCCGAGGTCGCCGGGGCGACGGTCAACGCCGGCGGGCGGTTGACCGTGCGCGCCACCCGCGTCGGATCGGACACCCAGCTCGCCCAGATGGCGCGGATGGTGGAGGACGCCCAGAGCGGCAAGGCCGAGGTGCAGCGGCTGGCCGACCGGGTCTCCGGGGTGTTCGTACCCATCGTCATCCTGGTGGCGGCGGCGACCCTCGGGTTCTGGCTCGGCACCGGTGGGGCGGTGTCGGCCGCGTTCACCGCCGCGGTCGCGGTGCTGATCATCGCCTGCCCGTGCGCCCTGGGGCTGGCCACCCCGACCGCGCTGCTGGTCGGAACCGGTCGCGGCGCCCGTCTGGGCATCCTGATCAAGGGCCCGGAGGTGCTGGAGAGCACGCGCCGCGTCGACACCATCGTTCTGGACAAGACCGGAACCGTCACCACCGGGACGATGAGCTTGGCCGAGGTCGTCCCCGCCGAGGGCGAGGACGAGCGTGAGGCGCTGCGGCTGGCTGGGGCGGTCGAGAACGCCTCGGAGCACCCCATCGCCCGGGCCGTGTCCCAGGGCGCGGCCAAACGCGTCGGCGCGCTTGGTGACGTGGACGGTTTCCACGCTCTGGAGGGAAGGGGCGTCCAGGGGACCGTCGAGGGACGCGACGTCCTGGTGGGCCGGCCCTCACTCTTCGCCGAGAACGGCGGGGAGCTCCCGCAACCGCTGGAGCGGGCCGCGGAGGAGGCCCGGAGCCAGGGACGCACCACCGTCGCCGTCGGTTGGGACGGACGCGTCCGGGCGCTGCTGGTGGTGGCGGACATGGTCAAGTCCACCAGCGCCGAGGGCGTGGACCAGCTACGCCGGTTGGGGCTGCGTCCGGTTCTGCTGACCGGCGACAACACACAGGCGGCGCACGCGGTCGCCACCGAGGTGGGGATCGACGAGGTGATCGCCGACGTGCTGCCGGCGGACAAGGTCGACGTGGTCCGGCGGCTGCAGTCCGAGGGGCGCTCGGTGGCGATGGTGGGCGACGGCATCAACGACGCCGCCGCTCTCGCCCAGGCCGAGTTGGGGCTGGCGATGGGCACCGGCACCGACGTGGCGATCGAGGCCGGGGACATGACCCTGGTGCGCGGCGACCTCCGGGTGGCGGCCGACGCGATCCGGCTCTCCCGCCGCACGCTGGGCACCATCAAGGGCAACCTGTTCTGGGCGTTCGCCTACAACACCGCCGCCATTCCGCTGGCGGCGGCCGGTCTGCTGAACCCGATGATCGCCGGGGCCGCGATGGCGTTCTCCAGCGTGTTCGTGGTCAGCAACAGCCTGCGGCTGCGCCGGTTCGCACCGCTGCGCGACGACGCGGCGCCCGTCCCCGGCGGTACCGCCGAGGCGGCCCGGGCGTGA
- a CDS encoding heavy-metal-associated domain-containing protein, giving the protein MAGTTSAVYEVEGMSCGHCVNAVREEVGALAGVTDVQVDLDTGRVTVASEGGVSDELVRGAVREAGYEVKG; this is encoded by the coding sequence ATGGCTGGCACAACCAGCGCGGTTTACGAGGTCGAGGGCATGAGCTGCGGACACTGCGTCAACGCGGTCCGTGAGGAGGTCGGTGCCCTCGCGGGCGTCACCGACGTCCAGGTGGACCTCGACACGGGGCGCGTCACCGTCGCCAGCGAGGGCGGCGTCTCCGACGAGCTCGTCCGGGGCGCGGTGCGCGAAGCCGGATACGAGGTGAAGGGCTGA
- a CDS encoding ABC-F family ATP-binding cassette domain-containing protein produces the protein MGHIDVSGVGFQLPNGQMLLDEVSFRVGDGMKAVLVGVNGSGKTTLMRIVAGDETPSSGTVTRSGRVGVMRQFIGSHATATEESDGVSTPLSSGATVRDLLLSVSAEPLRRAARELDAAELAMMDSDAEQVQLRYAQALADWSEVGGHDAEVLWDVCTVAAFGVPFSRAHHRELGTLSGGEQKRLVLEALLRGPDEVLLLDEPDNFLDVPGKQWLEEQLRATAKTVLFISHDREVLDRTATHVITLEGGTGMGNSAWVHGGGFAGYHEAREQRHERFEELRRRWDERHAQLRDLVQELRNKAHANDSMASRYRAALTRLRKFEEIGPPPEPPRPQNLAMRLRGGRTGRRAVMCRDLELTGLMRPFSLEVFFGDRVAVLGSNGSGKSHFLGLLADPDSVSHTGEARLGARVVPGHFAQTHNHPEWAGRTLAAILAEEYSLPLDRAAPALHRYELVHQREQRFGTLSGGQQARFQILLLELSGATMLLLDEPTDNLDVESAEALESALGAFEGTVFAVTHDRWFARSFDRYLVFGASGEVYESDTPVWDEGRVRRERA, from the coding sequence CCGTCCTCGTCGGCGTGAACGGCAGCGGCAAGACGACGCTGATGCGCATCGTCGCCGGGGATGAGACACCGTCGTCCGGGACGGTGACCCGCAGCGGCCGGGTGGGGGTGATGCGCCAGTTCATCGGCTCGCACGCCACCGCCACGGAGGAGTCCGACGGGGTGAGCACGCCCCTGTCGTCCGGCGCCACGGTGCGGGACCTGCTGCTGTCCGTCTCCGCGGAACCGCTGCGCAGGGCCGCGCGGGAGCTCGACGCGGCCGAGCTGGCCATGATGGACAGCGACGCCGAACAGGTGCAGCTGCGCTACGCCCAGGCGCTGGCGGACTGGTCCGAGGTGGGCGGCCACGACGCCGAGGTGTTGTGGGACGTGTGCACCGTCGCCGCGTTCGGGGTGCCGTTCTCCCGCGCGCACCACCGCGAGCTCGGGACGCTGTCCGGCGGGGAGCAGAAACGGCTGGTGCTGGAGGCGCTGCTGCGCGGCCCCGACGAGGTGCTGCTGCTGGATGAGCCCGACAACTTTCTGGACGTTCCCGGGAAGCAGTGGTTGGAGGAGCAGCTCCGCGCCACCGCCAAGACGGTGCTGTTCATCAGCCACGACCGCGAGGTCCTGGACCGCACCGCCACCCACGTCATCACCCTGGAGGGCGGGACCGGAATGGGGAACTCCGCCTGGGTGCACGGCGGCGGTTTCGCCGGCTACCACGAGGCCCGGGAGCAGCGGCACGAGCGGTTCGAGGAGCTGCGCCGCCGGTGGGACGAGCGCCACGCCCAACTGCGCGATCTGGTGCAGGAGCTGCGCAACAAGGCCCACGCCAACGACTCCATGGCCAGCCGCTACCGGGCGGCGTTGACGCGGCTGCGCAAGTTCGAGGAGATCGGTCCGCCCCCGGAACCGCCCCGGCCGCAGAACCTGGCGATGCGGCTGCGGGGCGGGCGCACGGGCCGCCGCGCGGTGATGTGCCGCGACCTGGAACTCACCGGGCTGATGCGGCCGTTCTCGCTGGAGGTGTTCTTCGGCGACCGGGTGGCGGTGCTGGGTTCCAACGGGTCGGGCAAGTCGCACTTCCTGGGGCTGCTGGCCGACCCGGACAGTGTGTCCCACACCGGCGAGGCGCGTCTGGGGGCGCGTGTGGTGCCGGGGCACTTCGCCCAGACCCACAACCACCCGGAGTGGGCCGGCCGCACCCTCGCCGCGATCCTCGCCGAGGAGTACTCGCTGCCGCTGGACCGGGCCGCTCCGGCGCTGCACCGCTACGAGCTGGTGCACCAGCGCGAGCAGCGCTTCGGCACCCTGTCAGGCGGCCAGCAGGCCCGGTTCCAGATCCTGCTGCTGGAACTGTCCGGCGCGACGATGCTGTTGCTGGACGAGCCCACCGACAACCTCGACGTGGAGTCCGCCGAGGCGCTGGAGTCGGCGCTGGGGGCGTTCGAGGGGACCGTGTTCGCCGTCACCCACGACCGGTGGTTCGCGCGTTCCTTCGACCGCTACCTCGTGTTCGGCGCCTCCGGGGAGGTGTACGAGTCGGACACTCCGGTGTGGGACGAGGGCCGGGTGCGGCGGGAGCGTGCCTGA
- a CDS encoding ion transporter, giving the protein MSTRDRLSSAVNAPWFQTTITVLILVNALVLGLETSPRLMADYGRLLHLVDMAVLAAFVLELSLRIAAHRWTFFSDPWNWFDLVVVLIALLPDWGPFGVLRVLRVLRVLRLLSVIPTLRHVVTGLFKAMPGMVSILFLLALLLYVAAVMATNLFRVTAPQYFGDLPSSLFTLFQIMTGDSWGKVAREVMTDQPAAWVFFVGYILASSFVALNLFIAVAVEALEHDANTRTGGEGQQEPPQQDRDLLLEELRALRAEVAAMRSERAADRRSEPPVADPC; this is encoded by the coding sequence TTGTCCACGCGCGACCGCCTCAGCAGTGCCGTCAACGCCCCCTGGTTCCAGACCACCATCACCGTCCTCATCCTGGTGAACGCGCTGGTTCTGGGACTGGAGACCTCACCGCGGCTCATGGCGGACTACGGGCGCCTGCTCCACCTGGTGGACATGGCCGTCCTCGCGGCGTTCGTGCTGGAACTCTCCCTGCGGATCGCCGCCCACCGCTGGACCTTCTTCAGTGACCCGTGGAACTGGTTCGACCTCGTCGTGGTGCTCATCGCGCTGCTGCCGGACTGGGGGCCGTTCGGGGTGCTGCGGGTTCTGCGGGTGCTGCGGGTGCTGCGGCTCCTGTCCGTCATCCCCACGCTGCGGCATGTGGTGACCGGACTGTTCAAGGCGATGCCGGGGATGGTGTCCATCCTGTTCCTGCTCGCCCTGCTGCTGTACGTCGCCGCGGTCATGGCCACGAACCTGTTCCGCGTGACCGCGCCCCAGTACTTCGGGGACCTTCCCTCCTCCCTGTTCACGCTGTTCCAGATCATGACGGGCGACAGCTGGGGGAAGGTGGCGCGGGAGGTCATGACGGACCAGCCCGCGGCGTGGGTGTTCTTCGTCGGCTACATCCTGGCGTCCTCGTTCGTGGCCCTGAACCTCTTCATCGCGGTGGCGGTGGAGGCGCTGGAACACGACGCCAACACCCGGACCGGCGGGGAGGGCCAGCAGGAGCCCCCGCAGCAGGACCGGGACCTCCTGTTGGAGGAACTGCGCGCCCTGCGCGCCGAGGTCGCCGCGATGCGCTCCGAACGTGCCGCCGACCGGCGGTCGGAGCCCCCTGTCGCGGACCCGTGCTGA
- a CDS encoding SDR family oxidoreductase, producing the protein MVGALPRVPVTHAPVSHWFSRPPRRAGRSDRIRGPRPSRKAPPSASPPGPKDDAALGGLDAARLDRHWAVDARSCVLLTQAFAGQHDARPGGAVTLLTSGQHLGPLPGEVAYAAAKSALAGITVTLADQLAEQGIRLNTINPGPVDTGHLTNQARRSIAPMFPFGRFGRPDDPARLIAWLATDEARWVTGQVINSEGGFGRWRPRGG; encoded by the coding sequence GTGGTCGGCGCGCTGCCTCGCGTACCGGTAACCCATGCCCCCGTCTCCCACTGGTTCTCTCGACCGCCCCGCCGGGCGGGGCGGTCCGATCGTATCCGCGGACCACGGCCATCCCGGAAAGCCCCACCATCGGCGTCCCCACCGGGTCCGAAAGACGACGCGGCGCTGGGCGGACTGGACGCCGCCCGGCTGGACCGCCACTGGGCCGTGGACGCCCGCTCCTGCGTCCTGCTCACCCAGGCGTTCGCCGGCCAGCACGACGCCCGCCCCGGCGGTGCCGTCACGCTGCTGACGTCCGGCCAGCACCTCGGTCCGCTTCCGGGAGAGGTCGCCTACGCCGCCGCGAAGTCCGCCCTGGCCGGGATCACCGTCACACTCGCTGACCAGCTCGCCGAGCAGGGGATCCGGCTGAACACGATCAACCCCGGCCCGGTCGATACCGGCCACCTCACCAACCAGGCGCGGCGGTCGATCGCGCCCATGTTCCCGTTCGGCCGCTTCGGCCGACCCGACGACCCGGCACGACTCATCGCGTGGCTCGCCACCGACGAGGCGCGGTGGGTCACCGGCCAGGTCATCAACAGCGAGGGCGGGTTCGGGCGCTGGCGCCCGCGCGGCGGGTGA
- a CDS encoding MFS transporter encodes MDDGGTATRPRECRRATPAANLALATAAFTLTFWAWNLIGPLSRTYTRELDLAPAQTSLLVAFPVLVGSLGRVPAGILTDRLGGRAMLTALCFASIVPTLLVGLSGDSYPLLLVWGFLLGIAGTSFAVGLPFVNAWHAPSRRGFATGVFGAGMGGTALSAFCTPRLVETVGLPATHVAMGVALAAMGTVTWVFGRNPPDWRPSAQSALPRMGEALRRRVTWRMSLLYAIAFGGFVAFSTYLPTLLTTAYHFTQSEAGLRTAGFSLAAVLARPLGGALSDRIGPARVCTASFLGTCVFAVPLSLHPPAELPAGVSFVLIAVALGLGSGSVFALLAAVVEPSRVGTVGGLVGAAGGLGGYVPPLLMGVIYQTTGAYTIGFVLLSVTALGTALYASRAFARTG; translated from the coding sequence ATGGACGACGGAGGAACGGCCACCCGCCCCCGGGAATGCCGCCGAGCGACCCCCGCGGCCAACCTCGCCCTCGCGACGGCGGCGTTCACCCTCACCTTCTGGGCGTGGAACCTCATCGGGCCGCTGTCGCGGACCTACACCCGCGAACTGGACCTTGCCCCGGCACAGACGTCGCTGCTGGTGGCCTTCCCGGTGCTCGTGGGTTCCCTCGGCCGCGTCCCAGCCGGGATCCTCACCGACCGCCTCGGCGGCCGGGCCATGCTCACGGCGCTGTGCTTCGCCAGCATCGTCCCCACCCTGCTGGTGGGCCTGTCCGGCGACTCCTACCCGCTCCTGCTGGTGTGGGGGTTCCTCCTGGGCATCGCCGGAACATCCTTCGCGGTGGGACTCCCGTTCGTCAACGCCTGGCACGCCCCGTCCCGGCGCGGGTTCGCCACCGGCGTCTTCGGCGCCGGCATGGGCGGCACGGCCCTGTCCGCGTTCTGCACCCCGCGGCTCGTGGAGACGGTCGGTCTGCCGGCCACCCACGTCGCCATGGGGGTGGCCCTGGCCGCCATGGGAACCGTCACCTGGGTGTTCGGCCGCAACCCGCCCGACTGGCGCCCCAGCGCGCAGTCGGCGCTACCGCGGATGGGCGAGGCCCTGCGCCGGCGGGTGACGTGGCGGATGTCCCTGCTGTACGCGATCGCGTTCGGCGGGTTCGTCGCCTTCTCCACCTACCTGCCGACCCTGCTGACCACCGCGTACCACTTCACCCAGAGCGAGGCGGGACTGCGCACCGCCGGGTTCTCCCTGGCCGCCGTCCTCGCCCGCCCCCTCGGCGGTGCCCTGTCCGACCGGATCGGCCCGGCCCGGGTGTGCACCGCCTCCTTCCTGGGCACCTGCGTGTTCGCGGTGCCCCTGTCCCTCCACCCGCCCGCGGAGCTCCCGGCCGGCGTGTCCTTCGTCCTCATCGCGGTCGCGCTGGGGCTGGGCTCCGGGAGTGTCTTCGCCCTGCTCGCCGCGGTCGTGGAACCGTCCCGGGTCGGCACGGTCGGCGGTCTCGTCGGCGCCGCCGGCGGACTCGGCGGATACGTCCCACCGCTGCTCATGGGTGTGATCTATCAGACCACCGGGGCCTACACCATCGGGTTCGTCCTCCTCTCGGTCACCGCGCTCGGCACCGCGCTGTACGCCTCACGCGCGTTCGCCCGCACCGGCTGA
- a CDS encoding rRNA methyltransferase, whose product MGYRYARQRADHTDLAQGCVLRSAPGYPGFPVRFASELLQRAAARVEHDGPVGMWDPCCGSGYLATVLGLLHRERLARVLASDVDADAVAVAERNLDLLAEGGLRRRERELRADAERFGKPALTERAEAARRLAGRFSRAGGALPAVVRRQDAFAPDPPDVPVDVVLTDVPYGGLSQWRGLAPAETEPAVSLMAALASVLPGGAVVGVTARTRKVPLPAGVSPLERVRVGNRAAVLVRAADVAGG is encoded by the coding sequence ATGGGTTACCGGTACGCGAGGCAGCGCGCCGACCACACCGACCTGGCGCAGGGGTGCGTGCTGCGTTCCGCGCCCGGATATCCCGGGTTTCCGGTGCGGTTCGCGAGCGAGCTGCTGCAACGGGCGGCGGCGCGGGTGGAGCACGACGGGCCGGTGGGAATGTGGGACCCGTGCTGCGGCAGCGGGTACCTGGCGACGGTGCTGGGGCTGCTGCACCGCGAGCGGTTGGCCCGCGTCCTCGCCTCGGACGTCGACGCCGACGCCGTCGCGGTGGCCGAGCGCAACCTCGACCTGCTGGCGGAGGGCGGTCTGCGACGCCGGGAACGGGAACTGCGTGCCGACGCGGAGCGGTTCGGCAAACCCGCCCTCACCGAACGGGCCGAGGCCGCCCGCAGGCTCGCCGGGCGGTTCTCGCGGGCGGGCGGTGCCCTGCCGGCGGTGGTGCGCCGCCAGGACGCGTTCGCGCCCGATCCGCCGGACGTCCCGGTCGACGTGGTGCTCACGGACGTTCCCTACGGCGGGCTCAGCCAGTGGCGGGGCTTGGCGCCCGCGGAGACCGAACCGGCCGTGTCCCTGATGGCGGCCCTGGCGTCCGTGCTGCCGGGAGGCGCGGTGGTGGGGGTGACGGCCCGCACGCGCAAGGTGCCCCTGCCCGCGGGCGTGTCCCCGCTGGAGCGGGTGCGGGTGGGCAACCGGGCGGCGGTGCTCGTGCGGGCCGCGGACGTGGCCGGTGGGTGA
- a CDS encoding alanine/glycine:cation symporter family protein: protein MDQINEWIGTAGDTFWMYLLIPLLTLASVYFTVRLGAVQVRLLPDMFRQLFSTPETAPDGKKAISSFQAFAISAATRVGTGNVVGVAGAIAIGGPGAVLWMWLMGLLVGAASFVESTLGQLYKVRESTGYRGGPAYYMQRGLRSRWMGVLFAILITITFGFVFSAVQSNTISGALNTSMEQATGDELAFGLKPLVGALLVAMAGLVIFGGVRRIAHVAQTLVPFMALFYILIGLAAIALNVNQVPAMFGQIVQGALGVEQFAGAAVGTVLVEGVRRGMFSNEAGMGSAPNAGATASVSHPVKQGLVQTLGVYFDTLIICSVTAFVILVSNPTYGEERGPVMTQEAMQASLGTWSLHALTVILLLLAFSSMLGNYYYGEANVRFMADRKPLVRGYQFVFLAAVFLGAIGKVDVVWTLADSTMGFMALVNLLALVLLSGVTSLMLKDYVTQLKQGRDPVFTRDRIPGLQGVECWDPEEEKSRS, encoded by the coding sequence GTGGACCAAATAAACGAATGGATCGGCACAGCGGGTGACACGTTCTGGATGTACCTGCTGATCCCCCTGCTGACCCTGGCGAGCGTGTACTTCACCGTGCGGCTGGGCGCTGTCCAGGTGCGGCTGTTGCCGGACATGTTCCGCCAGTTGTTCAGCACCCCGGAGACAGCGCCGGACGGGAAGAAGGCGATCTCCTCCTTCCAGGCGTTCGCCATCTCGGCCGCCACCCGGGTGGGAACCGGCAACGTCGTCGGCGTCGCGGGTGCGATCGCCATCGGGGGGCCGGGAGCGGTCCTGTGGATGTGGCTGATGGGGTTGCTCGTCGGCGCGGCGAGCTTCGTCGAGTCCACCCTGGGGCAGCTCTACAAGGTCCGGGAGTCGACCGGTTACCGGGGCGGACCCGCCTACTACATGCAGCGCGGACTGCGCTCCCGGTGGATGGGGGTGCTGTTCGCGATCCTCATCACCATCACCTTCGGGTTCGTGTTCAGCGCGGTGCAGAGCAACACGATCTCGGGGGCACTGAACACCTCGATGGAGCAGGCCACCGGTGACGAGCTCGCGTTCGGCCTGAAACCCCTGGTGGGCGCGCTCCTGGTCGCGATGGCCGGGCTGGTGATCTTCGGCGGCGTGCGGCGGATCGCGCACGTGGCCCAGACCCTGGTGCCGTTCATGGCACTGTTCTACATCCTCATCGGGCTGGCCGCCATCGCGTTGAACGTCAACCAGGTCCCCGCCATGTTCGGGCAGATCGTGCAGGGCGCGCTCGGGGTCGAACAGTTCGCCGGTGCCGCGGTCGGTACGGTGCTGGTGGAAGGCGTCCGTCGCGGCATGTTCTCCAACGAGGCCGGGATGGGCTCCGCCCCCAACGCCGGAGCCACGGCCTCGGTCAGCCACCCGGTGAAGCAGGGACTGGTGCAGACCCTGGGCGTGTACTTCGACACCCTGATCATCTGCTCCGTGACGGCGTTCGTGATCCTGGTGTCCAACCCCACCTACGGTGAGGAGCGCGGCCCGGTGATGACCCAGGAGGCGATGCAGGCGAGCCTGGGTACCTGGTCGCTGCACGCGCTCACGGTGATCCTGCTGCTGCTCGCGTTCAGCTCCATGCTGGGCAACTACTACTACGGCGAGGCCAACGTCCGCTTCATGGCCGACCGCAAGCCCCTGGTGCGGGGGTACCAGTTCGTCTTCCTGGCGGCGGTGTTCCTCGGGGCCATCGGCAAGGTGGACGTGGTCTGGACCCTGGCCGACAGCACGATGGGCTTCATGGCGCTGGTGAACCTCCTCGCCCTGGTCCTGCTCAGCGGTGTGACCTCGCTGATGCTCAAGGACTACGTCACCCAGCTGAAGCAGGGCCGGGACCCGGTGTTCACCCGGGACCGGATTCCGGGTCTGCAGGGTGTGGAGTGCTGGGATCCGGAGGAGGAGAAGAGCAGGAGCTAG
- a CDS encoding GNAT family N-acetyltransferase, with the protein MELTVVEVPERAQYVIRDGYGDAVGRVDYELEGEWITLAHTEVSPGHRNQGVADQLVRGVMDDARTRGLSVAPRCPYVQGWIQHHPEYADLVDESAPGGTAL; encoded by the coding sequence ATGGAACTGACCGTGGTCGAGGTGCCGGAGCGGGCACAGTACGTGATCCGGGACGGCTACGGTGACGCCGTGGGCCGGGTCGACTACGAGTTGGAGGGGGAGTGGATCACGCTCGCGCACACCGAGGTCAGCCCCGGCCACCGGAACCAGGGGGTCGCCGACCAGCTGGTGCGCGGGGTGATGGACGACGCGCGCACGCGCGGGCTGTCGGTGGCGCCCCGGTGCCCCTACGTTCAGGGGTGGATCCAGCACCATCCGGAGTACGCCGACCTTGTCGACGAGAGCGCCCCGGGCGGCACTGCGTTGTGA